Proteins from one Penaeus monodon isolate SGIC_2016 chromosome 39, NSTDA_Pmon_1, whole genome shotgun sequence genomic window:
- the LOC119597363 gene encoding oxysterol-binding protein-related protein 9-like isoform X2 yields MAVMEGPLSKWTNVMKGWQYRWFVLDDSAGLLSYYTSKEKMVRGARRGCVRLKGAVVGIDDDDDSTFTITVDAKTFHFQAHDPDEREKWIRGLEDTIVRHTPSIRRWDPSKPAPTMADFDKKLTESDAYLQLLIDQTTVLEKHMLTTEDEADRQRCQAVIGNINNVLESIKHSIVLLQIAKNTAFPVNGVYHPCNAIPEGTSPSASSLGGASVGGGGEGGSDGGGGGLRGGVLVSSTGEPGVPLTVSPTVQTGIEVGRECAEAANALAGMRQRSPVPSTLVPPDSVVPETSYSSSEDEDFFDADEFANATPTQSPSSRRAHTRRDEG; encoded by the exons ATGGCAGTGATGGAAGGACCTCTGAGCAAGTGGACGAACGTGATGAAGGGCTGGCAGTACCGCTGGTTCGTCCTGGATGACAGCGCAGGACTCCTCTCCTACTACacg TCCAAGGAGAAGATGGTGCGAGGAGCGCGCAGAGGTTGTGTGCGTCTCAAGGGAGCGGTGGTTGGGATTGATGACGACGACGATTCCACATTCACCATCACTGTGGATGCCAAGACCTTCCACTTCCAG GCACATGACCCAGATGAGCGGGAGAAGTGGATCCGTGGCCTGGAAGACACCATTGTCAGACACACACCGTCCATTAGG AGGTGGGATCCCTCTAAACCAGCTCCCACCATGGCAGACTTCGACAAGAAGCTAACGGAGAGTGACGCATACCTGCAGCTCCTGATCGACCAAACAACTGTCCTGGAGAAGCACATGTTGACAACGGAGGATGAAGCCGACAGGCAGCGCTGCCAGGCAGTCATCGGAAATATTAACAATGTATTGGAGTCTATTAAGCATTCCATTGTCCTGCTGCAG ATCGCCAAAAACACTGCTTTTCCAGTCAACGGCGTTTACCATCCCTGCAATGCCATCCCCGAAGGAACATCTCCGTCTGCGTCATCTTTAGGCGGAGCAAGTgttggaggaggtggggaggggggttctgatggaggaggaggaggattgagagGAGGAGTGTTAGTATCCTCAACCGGGGAGCCTGGAGTACCACTCACTGTTTCCCCAACAGTGCAAACGGGGATCGAAGTGGGTCGGGAGTGCGCCGAGGCAGCCAACGCGCTTGCAGGGATGCGCCAGAGAAGCCCAG TTCCCAGCACCCTCGTCCCTCCAGACAGCGTCGTGCCCGAAACCTCCTATTCCAGCTCCGAAGATGAGGATTTCTTTGATGCTGATGAGTTTGCCAATGCAACGCCAACTCAGAGCCCAAG TTCCAGGAGAGCACACACACGTAGAGATGAAGGGTAG
- the LOC119597363 gene encoding oxysterol-binding protein-related protein 9-like isoform X1: protein MAVMEGPLSKWTNVMKGWQYRWFVLDDSAGLLSYYTSKEKMVRGARRGCVRLKGAVVGIDDDDDSTFTITVDAKTFHFQAHDPDEREKWIRGLEDTIVRHTPSIRRWDPSKPAPTMADFDKKLTESDAYLQLLIDQTTVLEKHMLTTEDEADRQRCQAVIGNINNVLESIKHSIVLLQIAKNTAFPVNGVYHPCNAIPEGTSPSASSLGGASVGGGGEGGSDGGGGGLRGGVLVSSTGEPGVPLTVSPTVQTGIEVGRECAEAANALAGMRQRSPVPSTLVPPDSVVPETSYSSSEDEDFFDADEFANATPTQSPRVISCLTALPNS from the exons ATGGCAGTGATGGAAGGACCTCTGAGCAAGTGGACGAACGTGATGAAGGGCTGGCAGTACCGCTGGTTCGTCCTGGATGACAGCGCAGGACTCCTCTCCTACTACacg TCCAAGGAGAAGATGGTGCGAGGAGCGCGCAGAGGTTGTGTGCGTCTCAAGGGAGCGGTGGTTGGGATTGATGACGACGACGATTCCACATTCACCATCACTGTGGATGCCAAGACCTTCCACTTCCAG GCACATGACCCAGATGAGCGGGAGAAGTGGATCCGTGGCCTGGAAGACACCATTGTCAGACACACACCGTCCATTAGG AGGTGGGATCCCTCTAAACCAGCTCCCACCATGGCAGACTTCGACAAGAAGCTAACGGAGAGTGACGCATACCTGCAGCTCCTGATCGACCAAACAACTGTCCTGGAGAAGCACATGTTGACAACGGAGGATGAAGCCGACAGGCAGCGCTGCCAGGCAGTCATCGGAAATATTAACAATGTATTGGAGTCTATTAAGCATTCCATTGTCCTGCTGCAG ATCGCCAAAAACACTGCTTTTCCAGTCAACGGCGTTTACCATCCCTGCAATGCCATCCCCGAAGGAACATCTCCGTCTGCGTCATCTTTAGGCGGAGCAAGTgttggaggaggtggggaggggggttctgatggaggaggaggaggattgagagGAGGAGTGTTAGTATCCTCAACCGGGGAGCCTGGAGTACCACTCACTGTTTCCCCAACAGTGCAAACGGGGATCGAAGTGGGTCGGGAGTGCGCCGAGGCAGCCAACGCGCTTGCAGGGATGCGCCAGAGAAGCCCAG TTCCCAGCACCCTCGTCCCTCCAGACAGCGTCGTGCCCGAAACCTCCTATTCCAGCTCCGAAGATGAGGATTTCTTTGATGCTGATGAGTTTGCCAATGCAACGCCAACTCAGAGCCCAAG GGTGATCTCGTGCCTCACAGCGCTGCCCAATAGCTGA